From Caretta caretta isolate rCarCar2 chromosome 16, rCarCar1.hap1, whole genome shotgun sequence, the proteins below share one genomic window:
- the MORN5 gene encoding MORN repeat-containing protein 5 isoform X2 produces MEVTGSTYLGDYVHGRIEGKGRYTLPTETKYNGKMKDGMFHGKGTLYFPNRSKYEGIWDCGISKEGKYTFADGLEFKDKKWHYCDGYDRRFYTEICSGLKPAGISQLTNLDPPRTIPTGCYDCGDGFYNPNTRVVIDYKLRFLRNAAYRLYQSIFTNITS; encoded by the exons ATGGAGGTCACGGGCAGCACCTACCTCGGAGACTATGTGCatggcag GATTGAAGGGAAAGGCCGCTATACTCTCCCAACTGAAACCAAATATAATGGCAAAATGAAAGATGGAATGTTTCATGGCAAAGGAACCTTGTATTTTCCTAATAGAAGCAAATATGAAGGAATCTGGGACTGCGGAATATCGAAAGAG GGGAAATACACTTTTGCAGATGGTCTTGAATTCAAAGATAAAAAATGGCATTATTGTGATGGCTACGACAGAAGATTTTATACAGAAATCTGTTCCGGTCTAAAACCAGCAG GTATCTCTCAGCTTACAAACTTAGATCCTCCCAGAACGATTCCAACAGGCTGTTATGACTGTGGTGATGGATTCTATAATCCTAATACCAGAGTTGTCATTGATTACAAACTCAGGTTTTTGAGGAATGCAG CCTACAGATTGTATCAATCGATATTCACTAACATCACATCATAG
- the NDUFA8 gene encoding NADH dehydrogenase [ubiquinone] 1 alpha subcomplex subunit 8 produces the protein MPGSLEVPSLEELEVPEVSVSSSVLKAAAHHYGSQCDKPNKEFMLCRWEEKDPRKCLKEGKQVNQCALEFFRKIKAHCAEPFTEYWTCIDYTNLQELRRCRKQQLAFDNCVLENLGWVRPDLGELSKVTKVQTDRPIPENVYHSRPRPEPSPPIEGDLKPAKYGSRLFFWNW, from the exons ATGCCGGGCTCGCTGGAGGTGCCCTCGCTGGAGGAGCTCGAGGTGCCGGAG GTAAGCGTCAGCTCCTCCGTGCTGAAAGCTGCAGCCCATCACTATGGCTCGCAGTGTGACAAGCCCAACAAGGAGTTCATGCTGTGCCGCTGGGAGGAGAAGGACCCCCGGAAATGCTTAAAGGAAGGAAAGCAAGTCAATCAGTGTGCACTGGAGTTTTTCAG GAAGATTAAGGCACACTGTGCAGAACCTTTTACTGAGTACTGGACTTGTATTGATTATACCAACCTTCAAGAGCTTCGTCGTTGCCGAAAACAGCAGCTGGCATTTGATAATTGTGTGCTGGAGAACTTGGGCTGGGTGAGACCTGATCTGGGAGAGCTGTCTAAG GTCACAAAAGTGCAGACAGACCGACCTATCCCTGAGAATGTCTATCATTCCAGACCAAGACCAGAGCCAAGTCCGCCCATTGAAGGAGATTTGAAGCCTGCTAAATATGGCAGCAGGCTTTTTTTCTGGAACTGGTAA
- the MORN5 gene encoding MORN repeat-containing protein 5 isoform X1 — MEVTGSTYLGDYVHGRIEGKGRYTLPTETKYNGKMKDGMFHGKGTLYFPNRSKYEGIWDCGISKEGKYTFADGLEFKDKKWHYCDGYDRRFYTEICSGLKPAGISQLTNLDPPRTIPTGCYDCGDGFYNPNTRVVIDYKLRFLRNADDDEHEWIIRTCRKGWDEITGYKPKH, encoded by the exons ATGGAGGTCACGGGCAGCACCTACCTCGGAGACTATGTGCatggcag GATTGAAGGGAAAGGCCGCTATACTCTCCCAACTGAAACCAAATATAATGGCAAAATGAAAGATGGAATGTTTCATGGCAAAGGAACCTTGTATTTTCCTAATAGAAGCAAATATGAAGGAATCTGGGACTGCGGAATATCGAAAGAG GGGAAATACACTTTTGCAGATGGTCTTGAATTCAAAGATAAAAAATGGCATTATTGTGATGGCTACGACAGAAGATTTTATACAGAAATCTGTTCCGGTCTAAAACCAGCAG GTATCTCTCAGCTTACAAACTTAGATCCTCCCAGAACGATTCCAACAGGCTGTTATGACTGTGGTGATGGATTCTATAATCCTAATACCAGAGTTGTCATTGATTACAAACTCAGGTTTTTGAGGAATGCAG ATGATGATGAACATGAATGGATCATTCGCACCTGCCGGAAAGGCTGGGATGAAATAACTGGATATAAACCTAAACACTGA
- the MORN5 gene encoding MORN repeat-containing protein 5 isoform X3: MEVTGSTYLGDYVHGRIEGKGRYTLPTETKYNGKMKDGMFHGKGTLYFPNRSKYEGIWDCGISKEGKYTFADGLEFKDKKWHYCDGYDRRFYTEICSGLKPAGISQLTNLDPPRTIPTGCYDCGDGFYNPNTRVVIDYKLRFLRNAASS, encoded by the exons ATGGAGGTCACGGGCAGCACCTACCTCGGAGACTATGTGCatggcag GATTGAAGGGAAAGGCCGCTATACTCTCCCAACTGAAACCAAATATAATGGCAAAATGAAAGATGGAATGTTTCATGGCAAAGGAACCTTGTATTTTCCTAATAGAAGCAAATATGAAGGAATCTGGGACTGCGGAATATCGAAAGAG GGGAAATACACTTTTGCAGATGGTCTTGAATTCAAAGATAAAAAATGGCATTATTGTGATGGCTACGACAGAAGATTTTATACAGAAATCTGTTCCGGTCTAAAACCAGCAG GTATCTCTCAGCTTACAAACTTAGATCCTCCCAGAACGATTCCAACAGGCTGTTATGACTGTGGTGATGGATTCTATAATCCTAATACCAGAGTTGTCATTGATTACAAACTCAGGTTTTTGAGGAATGCAG CTTCCTCCTAA